The following proteins are co-located in the Paludibaculum fermentans genome:
- a CDS encoding glycosyltransferase — MIRLSVVVAVVGDQQTLSRCLEALVPQTLGKPVEVILPFDDSMQGMDRFQARFPEIQFLDLGHAFTQSKPGTVTARHELFDRRASQGLKAARGEVIALVQDWGAPAPDWCDQVLEAHRLPHAAIGGAVENRHHNVFNWAVFLLDFGRYQLPLPEGPANYLTDVNTGYKRAALEEVRHLWTDRYNEVTVNWELLRRGHTLWQTPRILVYQDRGPIDVQAMMSERFAWGRIFGAARAHWVSSWMRWVYILAVPLITPLLVLRPGIRAVRTGRGFFTWLRCMPAMLLFATPWCLGEAWGLLTRQSHPHEHEPPQ, encoded by the coding sequence GTGATCCGGCTCTCCGTCGTTGTGGCCGTGGTGGGTGACCAGCAGACACTTTCCCGGTGTCTGGAGGCGCTCGTGCCGCAAACCCTGGGTAAGCCGGTCGAGGTCATCCTGCCGTTCGACGACTCGATGCAGGGCATGGACCGGTTTCAGGCCCGCTTTCCCGAGATCCAATTTCTGGATCTGGGCCATGCGTTCACACAATCCAAGCCTGGGACCGTCACGGCGCGGCATGAACTGTTTGACCGCAGGGCTTCGCAGGGGCTGAAGGCTGCCCGGGGCGAAGTCATTGCCTTAGTACAGGATTGGGGGGCTCCGGCCCCAGACTGGTGCGACCAGGTTCTCGAGGCGCACCGGTTGCCGCACGCCGCCATCGGCGGGGCTGTCGAGAACAGGCACCACAACGTCTTCAACTGGGCGGTCTTTCTGCTGGATTTCGGGCGATACCAACTGCCGCTTCCGGAGGGGCCGGCCAACTACCTCACCGACGTCAACACCGGTTATAAACGTGCGGCGCTCGAGGAAGTCCGGCACCTCTGGACCGATCGTTATAACGAGGTGACGGTCAACTGGGAACTCCTGCGCCGGGGGCATACGCTGTGGCAAACCCCGCGCATCCTGGTCTACCAGGACCGCGGCCCCATCGACGTGCAGGCCATGATGTCTGAGCGCTTCGCCTGGGGCCGGATCTTCGGCGCGGCCCGCGCTCACTGGGTATCCTCCTGGATGCGTTGGGTTTACATCCTGGCCGTGCCGCTCATTACGCCTCTGCTCGTACTGCGGCCGGGGATCCGTGCCGTTCGCACCGGCCGAGGATTCTTCACCTGGCTGCGTTGTATGCCGGCGATGCTGCTGTTCGCCACGCCATGGTGCCTGGGCGAAGCCTGGGGACTGCTGACGCGCCAGTCGCATCCCCATGAACACGAGCCACCACAGTGA
- a CDS encoding peroxidase family protein, producing MKRLLYIFTCLGLLSMSVPVQAASEKETKEEKDALKACAQMVLSGLRKVADVRDARFLGKVQEDTALCRGGQKALQFRNTPWVDWSNYWGTGDMSTRLPGLIFKDAPGKRGVRGALMDLEFQRIELIKFNLFENSGTYKEYVLGRDGVGGPALKRWDAMRLPASSPFFAAVGGEGQQVCKGDLTRARTLTGICNDVVNPAMGSAGQLFARNVEFEATFPDLSSDQLARNRHGDRLGLLKPDPQVISRKLFTRPQSNPDACREGFGMPGMPVDANCDYKKAPFFNVLAAYWIQFMTHDWFSHMDEGHNAQEYMKVGCESQKVNGVETPLTEEDAKRLGCRPDDRVDKGFVANDAAPEKFTSGSREYMTRAPKVMANNNTAWWDASQIYGYDERSQKRVKRDPADRAKLLLVTNRGKPGYLPVFDANDPISPQWTGQETAAFPDNWTIGLSFLHTVFTREHNAFVDEFRKLAAKKPNDDSGLRNPADPKKKIAYKDVTPDELFECARLVVAAEIAKIHTTEWTPQLLYDEPLYAAMNANWNGLLGSGGGDVSKVLNDIVTKNFGKSDDVKKATSWYSVFASGPGIFGLGSKVRGYDMTKPEFLNGGVNHFGSPFNFPEEFVTVYRLHPLLPDLIEYRELDKDPNKIASKIPIIETFEAKATPMMDERGAANWGLSLGRQRLGLLTLQNHPQFLQNITLSRLDSPTKKLDLAALDLIRDREHGVPRFNEFRRQYGLRQLTSFDDFADAHLPADSPEKAEQLKMTALLREVYGQHVCDASKVITDAQKNEDGTPINDCLGKPNGTTVDNIEDVDTVVGWLAEYTRPHGYAISETQFVVFILNASRRLFSDRFFTSSFRPEFYTTLGVEWVNHNGPGGEVMEKGEPNGHKQPVSPFKRVLLRTVPELAPELSNVVNVFDPWNRDRGSYYTLEWKPRPGAEQDPAFSKP from the coding sequence ATGAAACGATTGCTTTACATCTTCACCTGCCTGGGCCTGCTCAGCATGAGCGTGCCTGTTCAGGCTGCATCGGAGAAGGAAACAAAGGAAGAGAAGGACGCGCTAAAAGCCTGCGCGCAGATGGTGCTCTCCGGTCTGCGGAAGGTCGCCGACGTCCGCGACGCGCGATTCCTCGGCAAAGTCCAGGAAGATACAGCGCTCTGCCGGGGTGGCCAGAAGGCCCTGCAGTTCCGCAACACGCCCTGGGTCGACTGGTCGAACTACTGGGGTACGGGCGACATGTCCACGCGGCTGCCCGGTCTCATCTTTAAGGACGCACCAGGGAAACGCGGAGTCCGAGGCGCGCTGATGGACCTGGAGTTCCAGCGCATCGAACTGATCAAGTTCAACCTGTTTGAAAACAGTGGCACCTACAAGGAGTACGTCCTGGGTCGTGACGGAGTGGGCGGACCCGCGCTCAAACGTTGGGACGCCATGCGTCTACCGGCCTCCAGCCCGTTCTTTGCGGCCGTGGGCGGCGAGGGTCAGCAGGTCTGCAAAGGCGACCTGACCCGGGCGCGGACGCTCACCGGGATCTGCAACGACGTGGTGAATCCGGCGATGGGCTCCGCCGGGCAGCTCTTTGCCCGCAATGTTGAGTTTGAGGCGACATTCCCTGACCTGAGTTCCGACCAACTGGCAAGGAACCGCCATGGCGACCGCCTGGGCCTGCTGAAGCCGGATCCGCAGGTGATCAGCCGCAAGCTGTTCACTCGCCCCCAGAGCAATCCCGACGCCTGCCGCGAGGGCTTTGGCATGCCCGGGATGCCCGTCGATGCCAACTGCGACTACAAGAAGGCTCCGTTCTTCAATGTCCTGGCCGCCTATTGGATCCAGTTCATGACCCACGACTGGTTCTCGCATATGGACGAGGGCCACAACGCACAGGAATACATGAAGGTCGGCTGCGAATCGCAGAAGGTGAACGGCGTGGAGACACCGCTGACCGAGGAGGACGCCAAACGCCTGGGCTGCCGTCCCGACGACCGCGTCGACAAGGGCTTCGTCGCCAACGACGCGGCTCCGGAGAAGTTCACCAGCGGCAGCCGGGAGTACATGACGCGCGCGCCCAAGGTGATGGCCAACAACAACACCGCCTGGTGGGATGCGTCGCAGATCTACGGCTATGACGAACGCTCGCAGAAGCGCGTGAAGCGCGATCCGGCCGACCGCGCCAAGCTCCTGCTGGTTACCAACAGAGGCAAGCCCGGCTACCTGCCCGTCTTCGACGCCAACGATCCCATCAGTCCGCAGTGGACCGGCCAGGAGACGGCGGCCTTCCCCGACAACTGGACCATCGGCCTCAGCTTCCTGCACACGGTCTTCACGCGCGAGCACAACGCGTTCGTCGACGAGTTCCGCAAGCTGGCGGCGAAGAAGCCGAATGACGATTCCGGCCTGCGCAATCCGGCCGACCCGAAGAAGAAGATCGCCTACAAGGACGTCACGCCGGACGAGCTGTTTGAATGCGCCCGGCTGGTGGTGGCAGCGGAAATCGCCAAGATCCACACCACGGAGTGGACGCCACAACTGCTCTACGACGAACCGCTCTATGCCGCGATGAATGCCAACTGGAACGGCCTGCTGGGCAGCGGCGGCGGCGACGTCTCCAAGGTGCTGAACGACATCGTCACGAAGAACTTCGGCAAGTCCGACGACGTGAAGAAGGCGACCTCCTGGTATTCGGTCTTTGCCAGCGGCCCGGGCATCTTCGGACTGGGTAGCAAGGTGAGGGGCTACGACATGACGAAGCCGGAGTTTCTGAACGGTGGCGTGAATCACTTCGGCTCGCCGTTCAATTTCCCCGAGGAGTTTGTCACGGTCTACCGGCTGCACCCGCTGCTGCCGGACCTGATCGAATACCGCGAGCTCGACAAGGATCCCAACAAGATCGCCAGCAAGATCCCGATTATCGAGACGTTTGAAGCCAAAGCAACGCCCATGATGGACGAGCGCGGAGCCGCCAACTGGGGTCTCAGCCTGGGCCGCCAGCGCCTGGGCCTGCTGACACTGCAGAACCATCCGCAATTCCTGCAGAACATCACATTGAGCCGCCTGGACAGTCCAACCAAGAAGCTCGATCTGGCTGCGCTCGACCTCATCCGCGATCGTGAACACGGCGTTCCGCGCTTCAATGAGTTCCGCCGCCAGTACGGCCTGCGTCAACTCACCAGCTTCGACGACTTCGCCGACGCGCATCTGCCGGCCGATTCGCCGGAGAAAGCCGAGCAGCTCAAAATGACCGCGCTGCTGCGGGAAGTCTACGGGCAGCACGTGTGCGATGCCTCGAAGGTGATCACCGATGCGCAGAAGAACGAGGACGGCACGCCGATCAACGACTGCCTGGGCAAGCCGAATGGGACGACTGTCGACAACATCGAGGATGTCGACACGGTGGTGGGCTGGCTGGCGGAATACACGCGGCCGCATGGCTACGCCATCTCGGAAACCCAGTTTGTCGTGTTCATCCTGAACGCCTCGCGGCGTCTCTTCAGCGACCGCTTCTTTACCTCCAGCTTCCGGCCCGAGTTCTATACGACGCTGGGTGTCGAGTGGGTGAATCACAACGGACCCGGCGGCGAGGTCATGGAAAAAGGTGAGCCGAATGGGCACAAACAACCCGTCTCGCCGTTCAAGCGTGTGCTGCTGCGTACGGTGCCGGAATTGGCGCCGGAGCTCAGCAATGTCGTGAATGTGTTCGATCCGTGGAATCGCGATCGCGGCTCCTACTACACCCTGGAGTGGAAGCCGCGTCCCGGAGCCGAGCAGGATCCGGCGTTTAGCAAGCCGTGA
- a CDS encoding glycosyl hydrolase — MKSPLFVLSALSAAAMWAQTQPAPSLEQGFRNPPPMARPDVYWLWMNGFVDPPSAQKDLQAMKDMGFGGLLLFDMGAGGDRNARPPAGPAFLSPEWMGQMKKSVDQARSLGLPVDISVISSWDLGGHWIEPRHASMGLYPTETTVEGGKAVDVLLPFPMATPAAPKGPDGKPAFWKDVAVLAVRDAKRSPGHELVLRLEPNRIHTLKEAVLDNGDAKAPADLAATMTPTKEFSLAVSTTGWRDEEFHEVLRGTLEPGPGPKKFALPAGTRAQYIRLRLLSGHDSARPRWTLGEFSLFNDEGLNVAAARAANRYSNGALVLRGPTPLGYDGAWNVDNINDASTTGPGGVFASAGLPPFLFNSATELVNVTAQVDAQGHLKWTAPPGHWTILRFVCMNTGERLKVPSPNSDGWATDHLSAEATRAHMDYVIARLRETFGDLSKSGIGNLYLASYEVRGPVWSPTFTQEFQRRRGYAMEPYLPAVLGARVGTEDQTERFLFDYRKTLSEVLIDAYYVAARESAHKAGLTIKSEAGGPGPPIHNVPVDALAANNAVDDIQGEFWPWWPDVSGLWVVKETASAGHLYNKPRVNLESFTSFEEWREGPQDIKWSADRVFVEGGNHFVWHTWAHNAPQAGKPGWAYVAGTHINRNVTWWPKARPFVDYLARSSYLLQRGDFVADILYYYGDGGYKFIPPRQLDPAGYDYDVTNSDVILNRLSVKDGRLTVPNGPSYALLVLPDSVEAHPAVLAKIEQLVAAGATVLGPKPSHAVGLEGYPQSDSKVRALADQLWGAGAIPAAGERVHGKGRVIWGKPVKDVLSAMKIAPDFTAPSTLDFTHRRTADADIYFVRNTTTAPVKAAAKFRVPQRVPELWDPVSASISDAPSYTAASQSVDVPLALDRNGSTFVIFRRPAKAGVTAVPAPAPRELMGLGGPWTVEFEKELGAPASVQMTSLDSWTASTDPGVKFFSGSARYRQAFQVPAGTAGKAGKVLLDLGDLWTIGEAWLNGKSLGVLWTAPFQADCTAAMKDGANELVVEVTNTWYNRLVGDSHLPAAQRITSTNITTSGQRPWTELEPLRSGLFGPVRLLAQDR; from the coding sequence ATGAAATCTCCGTTGTTTGTATTGAGCGCCCTTTCCGCCGCGGCGATGTGGGCGCAGACGCAGCCGGCTCCTTCGCTGGAGCAGGGCTTCCGCAATCCGCCACCCATGGCCCGGCCCGATGTCTACTGGCTCTGGATGAACGGCTTCGTCGATCCCCCCTCCGCCCAGAAAGACCTGCAGGCCATGAAGGACATGGGCTTCGGCGGGCTGCTGCTGTTCGACATGGGCGCGGGCGGAGACAGGAATGCGCGTCCGCCGGCGGGCCCGGCATTCCTGAGCCCGGAGTGGATGGGGCAGATGAAGAAGTCGGTGGACCAGGCTCGCTCCCTCGGCCTGCCCGTCGACATCTCCGTCATCAGTAGCTGGGATCTGGGCGGCCATTGGATTGAGCCGCGCCACGCCAGCATGGGGCTCTATCCGACGGAGACCACAGTGGAGGGCGGCAAAGCCGTCGACGTGTTGCTGCCGTTTCCGATGGCGACCCCGGCCGCGCCCAAGGGCCCCGACGGAAAGCCCGCCTTCTGGAAGGATGTCGCCGTGCTGGCTGTGCGCGACGCGAAACGGAGCCCGGGCCATGAACTGGTGCTGCGGCTGGAGCCGAACCGCATCCACACCCTGAAAGAGGCCGTGCTCGACAACGGTGACGCCAAGGCTCCGGCGGACCTGGCTGCCACCATGACCCCGACGAAGGAATTCAGCCTGGCGGTCTCCACTACGGGCTGGCGCGATGAAGAATTCCACGAAGTTCTGCGCGGGACGCTAGAGCCTGGTCCGGGTCCGAAGAAGTTCGCCCTGCCTGCTGGGACGCGTGCCCAGTACATCCGGTTGCGGTTGCTGAGTGGGCACGACTCGGCCAGGCCGCGATGGACTCTTGGCGAATTCTCGCTGTTCAACGATGAAGGACTGAACGTTGCCGCCGCGCGCGCCGCCAATCGGTACAGCAACGGCGCCCTGGTGCTGCGTGGACCCACGCCGCTGGGCTACGACGGCGCCTGGAATGTCGACAACATCAACGACGCCAGCACCACTGGGCCGGGCGGAGTGTTCGCCTCCGCGGGTCTGCCGCCTTTCCTGTTCAATTCCGCCACTGAGCTGGTGAATGTCACGGCGCAAGTCGACGCCCAGGGGCACTTGAAGTGGACCGCGCCCCCCGGCCACTGGACGATCCTCCGCTTCGTCTGCATGAACACCGGAGAGCGGCTTAAGGTCCCGAGTCCGAACTCCGACGGTTGGGCCACGGATCACCTCAGCGCCGAAGCGACGCGCGCCCACATGGATTACGTCATCGCCCGGTTGCGCGAAACCTTCGGCGACCTCAGCAAGAGCGGCATTGGGAATCTCTATCTGGCGAGCTACGAGGTGCGCGGTCCGGTGTGGTCCCCCACCTTTACCCAGGAATTCCAGCGGCGGCGCGGCTATGCGATGGAGCCCTATCTGCCCGCGGTGTTGGGAGCGCGCGTCGGGACCGAAGACCAGACCGAGCGATTCCTCTTTGACTACCGCAAGACCCTCAGCGAGGTCCTGATCGACGCCTATTACGTGGCCGCGCGCGAGTCCGCCCACAAGGCGGGTCTCACGATCAAATCCGAGGCAGGCGGACCCGGACCGCCCATTCACAACGTGCCGGTTGACGCGCTGGCCGCCAACAATGCGGTGGATGACATCCAGGGCGAGTTCTGGCCCTGGTGGCCCGATGTGAGCGGTTTGTGGGTGGTGAAGGAGACCGCTTCCGCGGGACACCTCTACAACAAGCCCCGCGTTAACCTGGAGTCCTTCACCTCTTTTGAAGAGTGGCGCGAAGGGCCGCAGGACATCAAGTGGAGCGCCGATCGCGTCTTCGTCGAGGGCGGCAATCACTTCGTGTGGCACACGTGGGCTCACAACGCTCCGCAGGCCGGCAAGCCCGGTTGGGCCTATGTCGCCGGTACGCACATCAATCGCAACGTCACATGGTGGCCGAAGGCCCGGCCCTTCGTCGACTATCTCGCCCGCTCGTCGTACCTGCTGCAGCGCGGCGACTTCGTGGCCGACATCCTCTACTACTATGGCGACGGCGGCTATAAGTTCATTCCGCCGCGCCAACTCGATCCGGCGGGCTACGACTACGACGTCACGAACTCCGACGTGATCCTCAACCGGCTCAGCGTAAAGGACGGCCGGTTGACGGTGCCGAACGGACCCAGTTACGCGTTGCTCGTGCTGCCGGATTCCGTCGAGGCGCACCCTGCGGTGCTCGCGAAGATCGAGCAGTTGGTAGCGGCAGGCGCCACCGTGCTGGGGCCGAAGCCAAGCCATGCCGTGGGGCTGGAAGGCTATCCCCAGAGCGACTCGAAGGTCCGTGCGCTGGCTGACCAACTTTGGGGCGCCGGAGCGATTCCGGCCGCCGGAGAGCGCGTCCACGGCAAAGGCCGCGTGATCTGGGGCAAGCCCGTAAAAGATGTTCTCAGCGCCATGAAGATCGCCCCCGACTTCACCGCGCCTTCGACCCTCGACTTCACACATCGCCGCACGGCCGATGCGGATATCTACTTCGTGCGCAACACGACCACCGCACCCGTCAAAGCGGCCGCGAAGTTCCGCGTACCGCAACGCGTGCCGGAACTGTGGGATCCCGTCTCTGCCTCGATCTCGGACGCACCCAGCTACACCGCAGCCTCGCAGTCCGTCGATGTCCCGCTCGCGCTGGACCGCAATGGCTCCACCTTCGTCATATTCCGGAGGCCCGCCAAGGCCGGTGTCACGGCTGTACCTGCACCCGCGCCGCGCGAGTTGATGGGGTTGGGTGGACCCTGGACCGTCGAGTTCGAGAAGGAGCTCGGAGCACCCGCGTCCGTCCAAATGACCAGCCTGGATTCGTGGACAGCCAGCACCGACCCCGGCGTGAAGTTCTTCTCCGGCTCAGCCCGCTACCGCCAGGCCTTTCAGGTGCCTGCGGGCACGGCCGGCAAAGCGGGGAAGGTCCTGCTCGATCTCGGCGATCTCTGGACCATCGGCGAAGCGTGGCTCAACGGCAAATCACTGGGCGTCCTGTGGACGGCGCCTTTCCAGGCCGATTGCACCGCCGCCATGAAGGACGGTGCGAACGAACTGGTAGTCGAGGTGACGAACACCTGGTACAACCGGCTGGTGGGTGATTCGCATTTGCCGGCCGCCCAGCGCATCACGAGTACCAACATTACTACCTCCGGCCAGCGGCCCTGGACGGAGCTCGAGCCGCTACGCTCCGGCTTATTCGGACCCGTGCGGCTGCTGGCGCAGGATCGTTGA
- a CDS encoding L-fucose/L-arabinose isomerase family protein, with the protein MRVPRRKPRTARVGLFGVGYHVYWKQFPGLLDELHNKLNILDSKIQANRVEVVNFGIVDKAQDAYALAARLKAADLDLVFCDMVTYATSATFGIIVRSLDVPIVLVALQPLAALDYANATTYMQLVNDDFCSVPEFTGVAIRMGKPAPEVILGTLENDPQADAEIADWCDVAMALNSARRARIGHFGHPIEHMLDMQTDQTALTAAFGCHIVQTEADDLLRLSRDVTGEEIDEKRQEILELFDTPDPGSDPLTRRLSDEHLTTAARVAVTLDKFVEHHELDGLAYYYEGEPGSELRTIVTNLIVGNSLLTAAGFPMCGESDLKTCLAMLLMDRIDIGGSFAEFHPIDFKEGFVLVGHDGPHHINIADGKPVLRSLTKYHGKPGNGASVEFRIKDGPITMLSIGLTAQGRFKFVLAEGQSVDGPIPATGNTNTRGFFEPDVRTFLKRWVAAGPTHHFALGIGHRAQTLARIATALGIEHVIV; encoded by the coding sequence ATGAGAGTCCCTCGCCGCAAGCCGCGCACCGCGCGGGTCGGCCTCTTCGGAGTCGGTTACCATGTCTATTGGAAACAGTTTCCCGGCCTGCTGGATGAGCTGCACAACAAGCTGAATATTCTGGACAGCAAGATCCAGGCCAATCGGGTGGAGGTCGTCAATTTCGGCATAGTGGATAAGGCGCAGGACGCCTACGCACTGGCCGCCCGGCTAAAGGCCGCCGACCTCGACCTGGTGTTCTGCGACATGGTCACCTACGCCACCTCGGCCACGTTCGGCATTATCGTGCGGAGTCTGGACGTGCCCATTGTGCTGGTGGCGCTGCAGCCGCTGGCGGCACTGGATTACGCGAACGCCACCACGTACATGCAACTGGTGAACGACGATTTCTGCTCAGTGCCGGAGTTTACCGGCGTGGCTATCCGCATGGGCAAGCCCGCCCCGGAGGTGATCCTCGGCACGCTGGAGAACGACCCCCAAGCCGATGCCGAGATCGCCGACTGGTGCGATGTTGCCATGGCGCTGAACTCGGCTCGCCGCGCCCGCATCGGCCACTTCGGCCATCCCATCGAGCACATGCTGGACATGCAGACCGACCAGACCGCGCTCACCGCGGCCTTCGGCTGCCACATTGTTCAAACCGAAGCCGACGATCTGCTGCGGTTGTCGCGCGACGTCACAGGGGAAGAGATCGATGAGAAACGGCAGGAGATCCTGGAGCTGTTCGATACGCCGGATCCGGGTTCCGATCCGCTGACACGCCGCCTGTCGGACGAGCACCTGACCACGGCCGCGCGTGTGGCTGTCACCCTGGATAAGTTTGTCGAGCACCACGAACTCGATGGACTCGCCTATTACTACGAGGGTGAGCCCGGCAGCGAACTACGCACGATTGTGACGAACCTGATCGTCGGCAACTCGCTGCTGACGGCTGCCGGCTTCCCGATGTGCGGCGAGTCCGATCTGAAGACGTGCCTGGCCATGCTGCTGATGGACCGCATCGACATCGGCGGCAGCTTCGCCGAGTTCCATCCCATCGACTTCAAGGAAGGCTTTGTCCTGGTGGGCCACGACGGCCCGCACCACATCAACATTGCGGACGGCAAGCCCGTGCTGCGCAGCCTGACCAAGTATCATGGCAAGCCCGGCAATGGCGCCAGCGTGGAGTTCCGCATCAAGGACGGGCCCATCACGATGCTGAGCATCGGGCTTACCGCGCAGGGCCGCTTCAAATTTGTGCTGGCGGAAGGCCAAAGTGTGGACGGTCCCATCCCCGCCACCGGCAATACGAATACGCGCGGGTTCTTTGAGCCCGACGTGCGAACGTTTCTCAAGCGTTGGGTGGCCGCCGGCCCAACGCATCACTTTGCATTGGGCATCGGGCATCGAGCGCAGACCCTGGCGCGCATCGCCACAGCCCTCGGTATTGAACACGTCATTGTGTAG
- a CDS encoding MFS transporter, with product MTPARAWLLCGLLFCATALSFLDRQVLSVLAPKLMADFRMSNTEYSRVVFAFVLSYTVMFSLGGRLMDRVGTKLGLALSVGLWSLASAAHSLATGAWTLGASRFLLGVGEGACFPAVTKGAVEWTAPEQRALAVGFANGGSAFGAVIAPPLTAWAAGSLGWRGAFLGTALIGLLWLAAWLFAFRGVELPRPVGRSAEKVSFGSLLARPEVRRLLLARFFFDPVFYFYMFWIPQYLSRERGLSLDAIGSLTWIPFFALGITNIAAGRVSDVMVTRGWAPRRARMTMMLIAAVVTPASWLASSAPTAPIAIGLMSLLMMAHGVWIANFITLIGDTVAPHEVGTAVGLTGTCGGIAAMLSNLVTGPVIDHYSFAPVFLVSAILYPIAWVVLASGHRPRPHAALGEIA from the coding sequence ATGACCCCAGCCCGAGCCTGGCTGCTGTGCGGGCTCCTGTTCTGTGCCACGGCGCTTAGCTTCCTGGATCGCCAGGTGCTCAGCGTCCTGGCGCCGAAGCTGATGGCGGATTTCCGCATGTCGAATACGGAGTATTCGCGCGTGGTGTTCGCCTTTGTGCTCAGCTACACGGTGATGTTCTCGCTGGGTGGACGATTGATGGATCGCGTGGGCACGAAGCTGGGGCTCGCCTTGTCGGTGGGCCTCTGGTCGTTGGCCAGCGCGGCCCACTCACTGGCCACTGGAGCCTGGACCTTGGGCGCATCGCGATTCTTGCTCGGGGTCGGCGAGGGAGCCTGCTTCCCCGCCGTCACCAAGGGCGCGGTGGAATGGACCGCACCGGAGCAGCGCGCCCTGGCCGTGGGCTTTGCGAATGGTGGATCCGCGTTTGGGGCCGTCATCGCCCCGCCTCTGACAGCCTGGGCTGCGGGTTCCCTGGGCTGGCGCGGCGCCTTCCTCGGTACCGCGCTGATTGGGCTGCTTTGGCTGGCGGCTTGGCTGTTCGCGTTCCGCGGAGTCGAACTGCCCAGACCCGTGGGACGCTCGGCGGAGAAGGTCAGCTTCGGTTCACTGCTGGCCCGGCCCGAAGTGCGGCGCCTGTTGCTGGCGCGGTTCTTCTTCGACCCTGTTTTCTACTTCTATATGTTCTGGATTCCGCAGTATCTGTCCCGCGAGCGCGGTCTGTCGCTGGACGCAATCGGCTCGCTCACCTGGATCCCGTTCTTCGCACTGGGCATCACCAACATCGCCGCGGGGCGGGTGTCCGACGTCATGGTGACGCGCGGGTGGGCGCCGCGGCGCGCACGCATGACCATGATGCTGATCGCCGCGGTGGTCACACCGGCTTCCTGGCTGGCCTCGTCCGCGCCCACGGCGCCCATCGCCATCGGGTTGATGTCACTGCTGATGATGGCGCACGGCGTGTGGATCGCCAACTTCATTACCTTGATCGGCGACACAGTGGCGCCTCACGAGGTGGGCACCGCTGTCGGGTTGACCGGCACGTGCGGCGGCATCGCCGCCATGCTCTCCAACCTGGTGACTGGTCCCGTCATCGACCACTACTCGTTCGCACCTGTTTTTCTGGTGTCCGCCATTTTGTACCCCATTGCGTGGGTCGTGCTTGCCTCCGGACACCGCCCGCGGCCCCATGCCGCATTAGGAGAAATCGCATGA